The window AAAAATCTCCGGTAACGATTTATAATTCAGCTCAGCTTGCAGATTTAAAAATGCCTGAGGTAAAAGAAGATGAGCCCATTTCTCGTGAAGAGCTATTTAATTGGGATAAATTCCAAAAAGAAGAGGTAACCCTAATCGATGAAGAAGTGGTGTTTAACCGTCAGAAGCTTCCGGCGGTAAAAGAAAAAAATGAAACTGAACAATAAAATAGTGAATTGGGAATGAAAGAACGTCCTCAGCAAATACTACATCTAGCGGGAGGACTTTTTTATTTTCAGGTAATCCCTCTTGCTATAAGGTTTAACGAAAGGCAAGGACTCTATTCTAAAAAGTAACGAGTTGACTGGCCGATTTTGGGACATGTTAAATACTGTTTTTGTATTTACTAAATCGTTTTAAAGGGGTAGTACGATGCTTGATTCAATACTATTTCAAATAGTTGCTATTGTAGGACTGGGAATTTTGTCACAATGGCTTGCTTGGCGGTTTAGACTTCCTGCCATTGTAGTGATGTCGCTTGTTGGATTAATTGTCGGTCCGTTCTTGGGATTATTTAATCCTAAAGAAAGTTTTGGAGAAATCTTTAATCCAATTGTTTCGCTAGCTGTAGCAATTATTTTATTTGAAGGCAGTTTAAGCTTAGATATTCGAGAAATGAAGGATTCCAGACGAGCGATTTTTAGAATATCCACAATAGGTTCTTTGATAGCTTGGATTGCTGGATCCTTTGCAGCACACTATTTAGCTGGTATCTCGTTAGATGTTGCTTTTATCATTGGTGGGATATTTATCGTCACTGGACCTACTGTGATTATGCCGTTATTGCGACAAGCAAAATTGAAAGAAAGACCTTCCACTATCTTAAAATGGGAAGGGATCGTCGTAGACCCATTTGGGGCACTGGTTGCCTTATTTGCCTTACAAGTTGTCTTATGGACAAGTGATAAAATCACAGGCAACTCCCTATTGCTGTTCTTTGGTGCCTCTATTCTTTCAGCTCTATTTGGGGCAGCAGCGGGATTTCTACTTGGAAAATTATTAGAGCATGGATATATTCCGGAGTTTTTAAAATCCCCGATAGTATTAGTTAGTGTACTTTTGGTATTTGTGCTATCTGACACGATTATGCATGAAACTGGATTACTTGCAGTTACTGCAATGGGAATCATCATGGCCAATATGCATCTAACAAGCTTGAGGGACTTATTGCATTTTAAGGAAAATATTTCGGTTCTTATGATTTCTGGCTTATTCATTATGCTGACTGCCTCTTTATCCATGGATACGTTGAAAGATATTTTGAGTTGGAATATGTTGTTATTTGTACTGGCAATGCTATTTATTGTACGCCCGGTATCAATTTGGCTTTCAACAATTGGTGTAGACTTAACTAAGCAAGAACGAATTTTAATTGGATGGATTGCGCCAAGAGGGATTGTAGCACTAACTGTTTCGGGGTTCTTTGCCGGTGTACTACGCGAGGAAGGTTTTAAAGACGCAGATATTATTACGGCTTTAACACTTGCTCTTGTTTTTGCAACGGTTTTGGCACACGGCTTTTCAATTAGCTGGCTTGCGAGGAAACTAGGGCTTCGTGCAACTGATGAAGCTGGGGTGATGATTGCCGGAGGAAGTCCATTTAGTGCAGTATTTGGTGAAGCCCTACAAAGCTTTAATAAGCCTGTTTTAATAATAGACCGCTCATGGGGATCCTTAAGCCAAGCTCGCCATATGGGTCTACGGACAGAAGTTGGGGATATTTTAAGTGAGAATACAGAATATCATGTTGATTTAACGCCTTATGAAATTTTAATTGCGACAACCGAGGACGATGCTTATAATGCTTTGATTTGCCAACATTTTGTACCACATTTAGGGCGGGAACATATCTTTCAAACACCAAGTCATTCTGGAGATCCAAGTGGCTATAGTAAGTCGATTGGTGGAAAGAGACTGTTTGACGAGGAGTATGATATTCATATGTTAAACCGTTTTATAGAGGAAGGTTACAGGATTCGAAAAACACAACTAACCGATCAATATACATTAGGAGATTTTATTAATGATAATGATCATAAAACCATTCCACTATTCGCAGTGGATAGTGAGAATAATTTAGTCTTTTTGGCAAACGCAAAAAAACGCTCCTTTGATGTTGGAACAACGATTGTTAGTCTGACTTCACCAACTCGAATGATGGAAAGAGCAATGGAGAAGGCGATGAATATCGAAAATCCGCCAAAAGGCTGAAATTTAATTAATCTTAATCGGTTCCCTATTCCACTTCAATCGCATCTGTTAAAATAACGGGTGGAAATAAAAAGGTGGAGGATATAAAAAAATGAAAATATTACTCGTTGATGGCACAGTATTTGGAAAAAAAACTGGTGCACTTTTGCGACAAATTGAGCAATATGTTAAAGAGTATAATAGCGATCTAGACCTTGAAATTTTATATTTTGCTGATCTAAAGCATCAAATATTAGATGGTAGTCCGCTGAACGAAGATATGAAGAGGATGATTCAGAAATTTGAAGAGGCGGATGGATATATTATTGCTACGCCAATTTACCAAGCATCTATACCTGGAGTACTAAAAAATGCGTTTGATATGATCGATCCTAAGGCTATGCGCTACAAACCTGTATCTATGGTGGCTAATGGTGGTACATATCAACATCATTTAGTAGTGGAAAATCAGCTGAGACCGATTTTAGATTACTTCCGCTGCCTAGTTACCCCAAATTATGTTTATACACACGCATCCCATTTTGATAAAAGCGACAAAATTATCGACGAATCGATCCATGAACGACTTCGCGAACTGGCATATGTTTTTGTACAATATTGTAAACTAAGTGATACAATACCGAACAATAAATAAAGAAAATGGATCTCGCCTTAGTAGGAGATCCATTTTTTATTTTGCTTTTAGGGAAGTGCAGGCGTTTCTTTAAGTTCAATTTCAATTTCGTCATCAGGTGAAGATGGAGAAACAAGAGCATGATGCTCCCATTTTCTACTTTTCCATCTAAATAGCACGATAATTGCTCGAGTCCATTCATCTGCTGCAATGGCAAGCCAAACTCCGACTAAGCCTAAATCGAAAACAAAAACTAATAAATAGCCTAATGGCACACTCATGCAAACCATTGATAAGAACCCGATCTTTACTGGGAATCTTGCATCCCCGGAAGCGCGTAACGAGTTAATGATTGTAATATTAATCGTACGTCCAGTTTCTAATAGTAGACTTAGTAATAGCACTGAAACACCAAATTTAATAACCTCTGGATTTTCTGTAAATAGACTCATTAAATGTACACGGAATATTGTTACAAGTGCTGCGATAACAGAGGTAAAAAGAAGTGCGGCTTTCACACTAAACCAAAGTTGTTTGTAAGCAGCATCTTTTTCTCCTGAACCGACCAAACGACCGGTAATAATTGATGTCCCCATTCCGATGGCAATAGCAAACAAATATGTAAACATGGAGATGTTATTTGCATATTGTCTTGCTGCTAATGCTTCTGCACCAAGATATGTCACATAATATAAGAAGATAATCTGACATAACTGGTACAAAATTTGTTCTAGGGCGCTAGGAATGCCGATGGATAAGATTTTTTTTACATAATCCTTTGAAAAGGTGATGTAGTACTCGAATTTTATTTTTATCTCTAAAGCTTGATAGAGCAGCCATAAGAACACGAACATGGCAAGTAAACGGCTTACCACTGAAGAAATTGCCGCACCTTGTACACCAAGCTCAGGCGCACCAAAATTACCGAAAATTAAAACATAGTTCGCAGCTACGTGGAATACGTTCATTCCTAGAGAAATATACATTGTTTGCTTCGTCCAGCCGTGCACGCGAATGATTGCTGCCAGTGAATTAATGATAGCCTGAAGGAAGATTCCTCCTCCTACAATGATTAAGTAGCTTTGTGCATGCTCAAGCACTGCACCTTGTAAATTCATCATCGTCATTAAGTGTTTTGATGACAAAATAAAAACGACCGACATGACAAGTCCGACGCATAGATTTAAAGTAACCGCTAGTGCTGAAATTTTAGCTGCTTCAAAATATCGACGTGAGCCAAGATACTGGGAGACAACAATAGCTGCACCATTTCCGACTACTTCTAATATTAGAATCGCTATGTGTATATATTGATTGGCTGTACCTACACCTGAAACCGCATCATCTGAGACGGCGCTTAACATAAAAGTATCGGCTAGCCCCATTAACATAAATAAGAAAACTTCTAAAAAAATTGGCCAAGTTAAGTGGAATAAACTGAGTTTTTCAGCAGGCTTTTTAAATGTTTTACTCATTCATTTTCCTCTTTCTTTTAGGATATCTGTATAGAAAAACTTCAGCTCGATTAACTTTGGTCGAATGTATTTTTCTAACATCGAGCAATATCTTATCACAAAAGTGATAGGAAAAATATAAAATTATTATTCTATCCATGTAACCGTTTTATATGAGGAAAATGCGTTTTTTTTAAGTAAATCGATTAAAAGAGGAATACAGTTTGGATGAAACTTCCAATGCGGGTCTGCGTTATAATTTTATTATAAGGAGGTTTTAATTTGATTATCTTCTTGCTTACAGGTGGTATGATCGGAGTATTGTTCATTTTATTTTTTAGATCAGCAATAGCTGAAAGCATTAGTGGAAATAATGTACTCGTAAAAAGACTGCAAAAGTTGCAAGGGTTTCAAAAAAGTTATTTGGCCGGATTTATGTTATTTTTAGTAAATGCAATTTTGTTTATGGGTTGCCTTTTGATTTTATATGGATTGACACTTGTCTTCATTCCATATGTTCACTTCATTGTGATGATTATAGGCATTGTCCTGAGCATATGGTTTTGGATGGAATTTAATATAGCTTGGATTGGTTCAAAAAAGGGACGAATTATACTTGCAAGTATCGGCAGCAGTTTTTATTTCGGATTAACGATACTATTTGTATATATGTATGTGGGAATTGAGCCATATTATCCAGGAGAGGATACTTTCATGAGAGCTCTTGGTTTAGCTCTTGCAAGTATTGTTACGGCTGTTGCTTGTATTACTTGCTTTGTAATAACAGGTTTTTCAAACAGGAATATAAATCAAGGTGATAAGTATAGTGCAACGACTGAGGCTAGAAATAGTCAATAAAAGAGAGAAGAGGATACTATGGGATTTGGATGGAATTTTGATAATAGTTATGCCAGGCTTTCGGACACATTCTATGCAAGTGTCGGCTTGCATCCGGTAAGCAACCCAAAAATCGTCATATTTAATGAATCGCTTGCAAAAGAGTTGGGTTTAAGTAGTGAGGAGCTGCAAAGTGAAGAAGGGGTGCAGATTTTAGCGGGTAATAAAGCGCCAGAAGGTTCATTTCCAATGGCACAAGCCTATGCAGGACATCAATTTGGTTATTTTACCATGCTTGGAGATGGACGAGCAGTACTTTATGGCGAGCAAATGACGCCGGAGAAAGAACGCTTTGACATCCAATTAAAGGGCGCAGGAAGAACGCCTTTTTCTCGTGGTGGAGATGGACGAGCGGCCCTTGGACCAATGCTTAGAGAATATATTATTAGTGAAGCCATGCATGGACTAGGAATTCCAACTACTCGAAGTCTGGCTGTTGTTTCAACTGGCGAAAAAATCATTCGAGAAACCGATCTGCCTGGTGCAATTTTAACTCGTATAGCATCGAGTCATATCCGAGTAGGCACATTCCAATTCGTTGCTAATTGGGGTAGTTATGAGGACCTTCAGTCGTTGGCAAGTTATACAATCATCCGTCACTACACAGATATTCCAAATAGTGAGAATCAATATTTATATTTACTGCAAGAAGTTATTAAAAAACAAGCCGAATTAATTGCTAAGTGGCAGCTTGTAGGCTTTATTCACGGGGTTATGAATACGGATAATATGGCTATAAGTGGGGAATCCATTGATTTCGGTCCATGTGCTTTCATGGATACCTATAATCCTGAAACAGTGTTTAGCTCTATTGATACACAAGGTCGTTATGCATATGGCAATCAACCCAAAATGGGCCTATGGAATTTAGCTCGTTTTGCCGAAACGCTTGTTCCGTTATTGGACGACGATGAGGAAAAAGCGATAGAAATAGCCCAAGGTCAAATTTCGCAATATATGGACCAATATGAAAAGAATTGGCTGGATGGTATGAGGGCGAAATTAGGTCTATATGATGAAGACGCCGAAGATAAAGAACTAGCAGATCAATTGCTCAATCTAATGCAAAAAAATCGAGCGGACTATACAAATACATTTCGAGCTTTAACAATTGGCAATCATGAAAAATCACCGCTTTATGGCAAAGACGGATTCAATGAATGGCTTCAGAAGTGGGAGCAAAGACGTGGAAGACAAAAACAGTCCATCGAAGAATCGACTGAGCTAATGAAAAATAGTAACCCTTTTGTTATTCCACGTAACCACAGAGTAGAAGAGGCATTGGATGCAGCAGTGAATGATGGGGATATGAGCGTGTTGGAACGTCTATTAGCAGCTCTTGGGGATCCATATGACTATTCAACTGAATCTGAAGAATTTTGCACATTACCGGAGAAAAGGAATCATCCATATCGTACATTTTGTGGAACTTAAAGGTATAATGGAAAAGGGAAGTTATTGAATCTACATGAATGATTCAACCCTGCATTGAAAAAAATAGATGTTCAAGCAAGAATGTAAAGGAGAGAGGCACATGGAAAAACACGAGGTTGGAGAAATCTTTACAATTACGGATGAAAATGATGAGGAATTAGAAGTAGAAGTCCTTGCTTCCATTAATCTTGAGGGAACAGAATACGTAGCAGTTGGCTTTGTAGAGGACATTCAAGAAGAAACAGAAGAAGATATCGATGTTTTCTTTTTAAAAGTAGATGAAGATGGCGAATTCAGTGCTATCGAAAGCGACGAAGAATTTGACAAAGTATCAGCTGCCTTTGATGAAATCATGGATGATGAGGAAGTCTGAAGCAATCAGTTATTATAACTTAAAAATGCTTGGGGTCTAATAATCCCCAAGCATTTTTTGTACTAAATATTCTTCTCGTTTAATAAGATAGCATTTTATCAACCCAGTGCCACATCTAAAATCATCATAATTGTGAAGCCGATCATTAAGCACATTACGGCGAGGTCTTTATTTCCTTCTTCTTGTGAGCTTGGAATAACCTCTTCAGCAACTACAAAGATCATGGCACCTGCTGCGAATGCTAAGGCAAAGGGCAACAGTGGTTCGATAAAGGCAACAGCCAGAAACCCGATGATAGCAGAAATGGGCTCTACCATTCCGGAAAATTGACCAAAGAGAAAACTTTTTTTTCTCGAAAGTCCATCCCTTAACAAAGGCATCGACACGGCAGCACCCTCGGGAATATTTTGAATACCAATTCCTATAGCTAAAGCCATGGCACCTGCAAGTGAAGCAGAGGGAGAACCGAGAGCGACGGCACCAAAAGAAACACCGATTGCTAAACCTTCCGGGATATTATGCAATGTGATCGCTAAAACAAGCAAAGTACTCCGTTTTCGTTTTTTCGCATGAAGCCCTTCAGCACTATTTAGTGGTGCGTTGGGGTGAAGGTGGGGGAGCAGCTTATCTATTGCATAAATAAATTCTCCACCTAGTAAAAAACCAATAGCAACTGGAAGCCAGGCAGGTAGACTTCCACTTTCAGCCATCTCTAGAGCAGGGGATAATAGAGACCAAAAGCTTGCGGCAATCATAACGCCACCAGCGAAGCCTAGCATGCTATCCAAAAATTTTTGATTAAATGTTTTGGTTGTAAAAACTAAAGCAGCACCTAATGCCGTCATTCCCCAAGTAAATAATGTGGCAATAGTTACTTGAAGGAGTGGATCAAGCTCTAAAATAAAGTCCATCAATGGCCCTAACCCCTTTGCATTCTTTCATACTAAATGTTTCCTTAGAGAAAATTTTAAGGGGAATATACTGGAAAATCAATGGGGTTCAACAGAATATAGACTATAAAACTAGTGAATCGTCAAATTTCATATTGTAGCTGGTTTAAATATTGTTTTGGCGTCCCATAAGAAGTTAGTTTTCTAAATTGTGGATAAGTAGATTCAAACAAGATGTATATAGGTGCATCAAGGAGTAAAGGGTAGTTTGAGAAAAATAAACGGTCCCCAAAAACAATTCCTTGTAAGGCACTAGACAGATGTTTGACAAATAGATTGTAGCGTTTCTGTGCTTCTTCTGTGGTATACTCCCCACCGTCTATATAGACCCTTCCCACTAATCGATATTGCCACTCATTCTGCCATTCTGCAATGACCTCATCACGTAATTTCATGTTAATCGCTTCATTATTATAATCAGTTCCTATATCCAAAAAAAGCTCTCCACTATCATCTGAATGGGTAAGGGTATATTTTCTTCCCTTTAAAGGTTCAGTCGGACTTGCTGGTAATATAAATCTCACTTTTAACTTCTGTGGACTAAAATCCGCCATCTATTTCGCCTCCTAAAGATACTAAAAAAATAATTAAATTTACTTGCTAATATATGGTCCAATTACATAGAAGGTTAGTCAATCTGAATGCATAACTTAAAAAGGGTAATGTTAAAAGGAAATATGCATATATTAAATGAGATGGATTATCAAACTGAAATTGACATTCTTAATCAGGTACTATTAAACCAAATTGAGAACGGAGTTGATGAAACTGGATAAAGTGAGTGAAGAATTAACGGAAATGCAAGTATGCCGAAAAAGTCACCATCCAGACCATATAAAAAAAGACTTAACCAATCGCCTTAATCGAATTGAAGGTCAAATCCGTGGTATCAAAGGAATGGTTGATCGCGATGTTTACTGTGATGATATTATTACACAGCTTTCGGCAACTCAATCAGCGTTAAACAGTGTCGCAAAGGTGCTATTGCAAGGGCATTTAAAGGGTTGCATAGTGGAGCGAATAACAGAGGGCGACGAAGAAGTTATTGATGAACTCTTGGTTACCATTCAAAAGCTAATGAGGAAATAATAGATATTTTTTTATAAGCATTATACCCCTATGTCGTATATGAAAGGAGCAATGGAAAATGAAGAATGTTACCTTAAATGTTAAAGGGATGTCTTGTGGACATTGTGTTAAAGCAGTAGAAGGGGGCGTAGGAGCACTAGAAGGTGTTGAACAAGTAAATGTTAATCTAGAAGCAGGGAAAGTAAACGTAGCATATAATGATCAAAAAGTATCCCTTACGCAAATTAAAGAGGCTATTGATGATCAAGGATACGATGTTGAATAAATATCTTTTACCATTCTATTAAATTTAAACGTTTAAGATTAAATGAAGTAAGCCCTCGGCAATTGCCAAGGATCTTTAAAAAGTTTGAAAGAACTCAATAAAATTATGGTTCAAAAACGCCAGCTGACTTTAATTAATAGAGTGCGTCATAGTTAGCGCTCTCTTTCTTGCTTAAAATTATACCCCTAATTGGTATTGGTCTAGAGGTAGGTGAAACATAGTGACGAATGAACTTAAAGAAACCAGCTTACAAATTACTGGAATGACCTGTGCAGCCTGTGCGAACCGAATTGAGAAGGGTTTGCACAAACTCGAAGGAGTAAAAGAAGCAAATGTCAATTTAGCTCTAGAAAAATCCATCATTAGATTTGACCCCAATCAAGTAAATGAACAAGATTTTGAAAAGAAAATTGAAGCATTAGGCTATGGCGTTGTGAAAGATAAAAAAGAATTTGCGATAACTGGAATGACCTGTGCGGCTTGTGCTACGAGAATTGAAAAAGGTTTAAATAAGTTGGATGGCGTAACGCTAGCAAATGTCAATTTAGCTTTAGAGAATGCCGTAGTGGAGTTTAATCCAAATCAAGTTTCGATGTCTGATATCATTAGTCGGGTTGAAAAGTTGGGTTACGGGGCCCATATTAAAGAGAAGGATGGGGTCGATTTTCGTGAAGAAGCGATTCGAAAACAACAAAGAAAATTAGTCGTTTCTGCCATTCTTTCAATACCTCTTTTATGGACGATGGTAGGACACTTTTCCTTCACTTCGTTTATTTTTGTACCGGATATATTGATGAATCCATGGGTCCAAATGGCACTGGCAACACCCGTGCAATTCTTTATTGGTTGGCAGTTTTATGTGAGTGCATTCAAAGCGTTACGCGACCAAAGTGCTAATATGGATGTCCTTGTCGTGATGGGTACATCAGCTGCGTATTTCTACAGTGTCTATCAAGCAATCCTTTCAAATGGTGAGCATCATCCCCCCGAGCTCTATTTTGAAACGAGTGCGGTATTAATCACACTTATATTATTAGGAAAACTCTTCGAAGCACAGGCAAAAGGTCGTTCATCTGAAGCTATTAAGAAATTAATGGGACTACAGGCCAAAACCGCACTAGTTGTTCGAAATGGATTGGAAAAAATGATTCCAATAGAAGAAGTGGTAGTGGGTGATACCATCTTAGTAAAGCCCGGCGAAAAAATTCCCGTAGACGGTGTGATTGCAGTGGGGAATACGGCAGTTGATGAGTCGATGCTTACAGGTGAAAGCTTGCCGATCGATAAAGAGGCTGGAGCTACAGTATTTGGAGCAACAATCAATAAAAATGGTTTCATTAAGATACAAGCGACAAAAGTAGGACGCGATACAGCTCTTTCGCAAATTATTAAAGTTGTAGAGGATGCTCAAGGTTCAAAAGCTCCGATTCAACGTTTAGCAGATAAAATTTCAGGTATTTTTGTTCCAATTGTCATTGCCATTGCCATTATTACGTATATCATTTGGTTAGTTTTTATTATGCCAGGAGAATTCGGCCCAGCTTTAGAAAGTTTAATATCTGTCCTTGTTATTGCTTGTCCTTGTGCACTTGGACTAGCAACCCCGACTTCCATTATGGCAGGCTCGGGTCGTGCCGCAGAACTAGGTATTCTATTTAAAGGTGGAGAACATCTAGAACAAACACATCATATTGATACCGTTGTGGTTGATAAAACAGGAACAGTTACAAATGGAAAACCAGTATTAACCGATGTCTTCGTGGCTGATGGGATGAATATTCGAGTGCTCCTTTCATTTATTGGTTCTGCTGAAAAACAATCTGAGCATCCGCTTGCAGAATCGATTATTGCTGGGATTGAACACGAAGGCATCAAACTTCGTGAAGTACGCGATTTTGAAGCGGTACCAGGGTATGGTGTGAAAGCGACGGTAAATCAACGAGCTATCTTAGTGGGTACTAAGAAGTTAATGGATAAATATAATATTGAAATTTCTCACGTTTTAAGAACAATGGAAGAGCTTGAAGCAGAAGGCAAAACGGCTATGATTGCAAGTATTGATGGTAAGTATGCAGGATTGGTAGCTGTGGCAGACACCATAAAAGATACATCGCAACAAGCCATTGAACGTCTTCTAGACATGGGGATTGAAGTGATTATGATGACCGGGGACAATGAGCGAACGGCCCATGCCATAGCACAACAAGTAGGAATTAAACAAGTTATTGCAGAGGTTCTGCCTGAAGGGAAGGCGGAAGAGATTAAGAAACTGCAAGCTCTAGGAAGAAAAGTAGCCATGGTTGGTGATGGAATAAATGATGCTCCCGCTTTAGCAG is drawn from Lysinibacillus sp. SGAir0095 and contains these coding sequences:
- a CDS encoding sodium:proton antiporter, yielding MLDSILFQIVAIVGLGILSQWLAWRFRLPAIVVMSLVGLIVGPFLGLFNPKESFGEIFNPIVSLAVAIILFEGSLSLDIREMKDSRRAIFRISTIGSLIAWIAGSFAAHYLAGISLDVAFIIGGIFIVTGPTVIMPLLRQAKLKERPSTILKWEGIVVDPFGALVALFALQVVLWTSDKITGNSLLLFFGASILSALFGAAAGFLLGKLLEHGYIPEFLKSPIVLVSVLLVFVLSDTIMHETGLLAVTAMGIIMANMHLTSLRDLLHFKENISVLMISGLFIMLTASLSMDTLKDILSWNMLLFVLAMLFIVRPVSIWLSTIGVDLTKQERILIGWIAPRGIVALTVSGFFAGVLREEGFKDADIITALTLALVFATVLAHGFSISWLARKLGLRATDEAGVMIAGGSPFSAVFGEALQSFNKPVLIIDRSWGSLSQARHMGLRTEVGDILSENTEYHVDLTPYEILIATTEDDAYNALICQHFVPHLGREHIFQTPSHSGDPSGYSKSIGGKRLFDEEYDIHMLNRFIEEGYRIRKTQLTDQYTLGDFINDNDHKTIPLFAVDSENNLVFLANAKKRSFDVGTTIVSLTSPTRMMERAMEKAMNIENPPKG
- a CDS encoding NADPH-dependent FMN reductase; this translates as MKILLVDGTVFGKKTGALLRQIEQYVKEYNSDLDLEILYFADLKHQILDGSPLNEDMKRMIQKFEEADGYIIATPIYQASIPGVLKNAFDMIDPKAMRYKPVSMVANGGTYQHHLVVENQLRPILDYFRCLVTPNYVYTHASHFDKSDKIIDESIHERLRELAYVFVQYCKLSDTIPNNK
- a CDS encoding MATE family efflux transporter; amino-acid sequence: MSKTFKKPAEKLSLFHLTWPIFLEVFLFMLMGLADTFMLSAVSDDAVSGVGTANQYIHIAILILEVVGNGAAIVVSQYLGSRRYFEAAKISALAVTLNLCVGLVMSVVFILSSKHLMTMMNLQGAVLEHAQSYLIIVGGGIFLQAIINSLAAIIRVHGWTKQTMYISLGMNVFHVAANYVLIFGNFGAPELGVQGAAISSVVSRLLAMFVFLWLLYQALEIKIKFEYYITFSKDYVKKILSIGIPSALEQILYQLCQIIFLYYVTYLGAEALAARQYANNISMFTYLFAIAIGMGTSIITGRLVGSGEKDAAYKQLWFSVKAALLFTSVIAALVTIFRVHLMSLFTENPEVIKFGVSVLLLSLLLETGRTINITIINSLRASGDARFPVKIGFLSMVCMSVPLGYLLVFVFDLGLVGVWLAIAADEWTRAIIVLFRWKSRKWEHHALVSPSSPDDEIEIELKETPALP
- a CDS encoding YdiU family protein is translated as MGFGWNFDNSYARLSDTFYASVGLHPVSNPKIVIFNESLAKELGLSSEELQSEEGVQILAGNKAPEGSFPMAQAYAGHQFGYFTMLGDGRAVLYGEQMTPEKERFDIQLKGAGRTPFSRGGDGRAALGPMLREYIISEAMHGLGIPTTRSLAVVSTGEKIIRETDLPGAILTRIASSHIRVGTFQFVANWGSYEDLQSLASYTIIRHYTDIPNSENQYLYLLQEVIKKQAELIAKWQLVGFIHGVMNTDNMAISGESIDFGPCAFMDTYNPETVFSSIDTQGRYAYGNQPKMGLWNLARFAETLVPLLDDDEEKAIEIAQGQISQYMDQYEKNWLDGMRAKLGLYDEDAEDKELADQLLNLMQKNRADYTNTFRALTIGNHEKSPLYGKDGFNEWLQKWEQRRGRQKQSIEESTELMKNSNPFVIPRNHRVEEALDAAVNDGDMSVLERLLAALGDPYDYSTESEEFCTLPEKRNHPYRTFCGT
- a CDS encoding DUF1292 domain-containing protein, which encodes MEKHEVGEIFTITDENDEELEVEVLASINLEGTEYVAVGFVEDIQEETEEDIDVFFLKVDEDGEFSAIESDEEFDKVSAAFDEIMDDEEV
- a CDS encoding ZIP family metal transporter; amino-acid sequence: MDFILELDPLLQVTIATLFTWGMTALGAALVFTTKTFNQKFLDSMLGFAGGVMIAASFWSLLSPALEMAESGSLPAWLPVAIGFLLGGEFIYAIDKLLPHLHPNAPLNSAEGLHAKKRKRSTLLVLAITLHNIPEGLAIGVSFGAVALGSPSASLAGAMALAIGIGIQNIPEGAAVSMPLLRDGLSRKKSFLFGQFSGMVEPISAIIGFLAVAFIEPLLPFALAFAAGAMIFVVAEEVIPSSQEEGNKDLAVMCLMIGFTIMMILDVALG
- a CDS encoding staygreen family protein → MADFSPQKLKVRFILPASPTEPLKGRKYTLTHSDDSGELFLDIGTDYNNEAINMKLRDEVIAEWQNEWQYRLVGRVYIDGGEYTTEEAQKRYNLFVKHLSSALQGIVFGDRLFFSNYPLLLDAPIYILFESTYPQFRKLTSYGTPKQYLNQLQYEI
- a CDS encoding metal-sensing transcriptional repressor codes for the protein MKLDKVSEELTEMQVCRKSHHPDHIKKDLTNRLNRIEGQIRGIKGMVDRDVYCDDIITQLSATQSALNSVAKVLLQGHLKGCIVERITEGDEEVIDELLVTIQKLMRK
- the copZ gene encoding copper chaperone CopZ, which encodes MKNVTLNVKGMSCGHCVKAVEGGVGALEGVEQVNVNLEAGKVNVAYNDQKVSLTQIKEAIDDQGYDVE
- a CDS encoding heavy metal translocating P-type ATPase, with the translated sequence MTNELKETSLQITGMTCAACANRIEKGLHKLEGVKEANVNLALEKSIIRFDPNQVNEQDFEKKIEALGYGVVKDKKEFAITGMTCAACATRIEKGLNKLDGVTLANVNLALENAVVEFNPNQVSMSDIISRVEKLGYGAHIKEKDGVDFREEAIRKQQRKLVVSAILSIPLLWTMVGHFSFTSFIFVPDILMNPWVQMALATPVQFFIGWQFYVSAFKALRDQSANMDVLVVMGTSAAYFYSVYQAILSNGEHHPPELYFETSAVLITLILLGKLFEAQAKGRSSEAIKKLMGLQAKTALVVRNGLEKMIPIEEVVVGDTILVKPGEKIPVDGVIAVGNTAVDESMLTGESLPIDKEAGATVFGATINKNGFIKIQATKVGRDTALSQIIKVVEDAQGSKAPIQRLADKISGIFVPIVIAIAIITYIIWLVFIMPGEFGPALESLISVLVIACPCALGLATPTSIMAGSGRAAELGILFKGGEHLEQTHHIDTVVVDKTGTVTNGKPVLTDVFVADGMNIRVLLSFIGSAEKQSEHPLAESIIAGIEHEGIKLREVRDFEAVPGYGVKATVNQRAILVGTKKLMDKYNIEISHVLRTMEELEAEGKTAMIASIDGKYAGLVAVADTIKDTSQQAIERLLDMGIEVIMMTGDNERTAHAIAQQVGIKQVIAEVLPEGKAEEIKKLQALGRKVAMVGDGINDAPALAVADIGMAIGTGTDVAMEAADITLIRGDLNSIADAIIMSHKTMTNIKQNLFWAFGYNILGIPIAAAGLLAPWLAGAAMAFSSVSVVLNALRLQRVQIKNKSTKK